The following are from one region of the Plasmodium gaboni strain SY75 chromosome 12, whole genome shotgun sequence genome:
- a CDS encoding hypothetical protein (conserved Plasmodium protein, unknown function): MDEEFLHDIYDLDNDLELGNINANEDVNIKANEYMKNVKRYINEKKLKSCEIFLTELLNDFENEPFEFIIFSTIKIYCNLRLYNYRSISNDLTSLGNLECSSYRFENYSDKYKKKKGTMIPFLLRLINCYYPYTLSLYFTSFDRLYLLILHYEEKLKKCIEYISIYEKKDEKNEDIEINISSSSDISNNINFYRRKKNIIFHYICITSYVLCDLLLKKNYIEQAIQLLRNKILYYDQNDINTISLIGKLSLLMGCLDISVECFNKVESFICSDNYENINDKYQKNNGDDINNNNNNNNNNNNNNNNNNNNNNNNNNNNNWKHILYNHSYINKNFLNLYLEEYNVALNELFKISPDFFNKNAINDYSFYSNNLSITYFYNNDLKNAIHILETLINENYINTFPSLVKNLNYFYELAKIKNEQVNTINDFISNNLGEDQEILSVIPRRT; encoded by the coding sequence AAATGCTAATGAAgatgtaaatataaaagctaatgaatatatgaaaaatgttaagagatatataaatgagaaaaaattaaaaagttgtgaaatatttttaacagaattattaaatgatttTGAGAATGAACCATTtgaatttattatattttcaacaataaaaatatattgtaattTAAGGTTATATAATTATCGTTCGATATCTAATGATTTAACATCTTTAGGTAATTTAGAATGTTCTTCTTATAGATTTGAAAATTATTctgataaatataaaaagaaaaaaggTACCATGATACCTTTTTTATTAAGATTAATTAATTGTTATTATCCATACACCTTAagtttatattttacatcTTTTGACAgattatatttattaatattacattatgaagaaaaattaaaaaaatgtatagagtatatatcaatatatgaaaagaaagatgaaaaaaatgaagacatagaaataaatatatcttcatCTAGTGATATATccaataatataaatttttatcgtagaaaaaaaaatatcatttttcattatatatgtattacATCTTATGTGTTATGTGATttgttattaaaaaaaaattacatagAGCAAGCCATACAACTATTAAGAaacaaaattttatattatgatcaaaatgatataaaCACTATTTCATTAATAGGGAAACTGTCTTTATTAATGGGATGTTTAGATATATCTGTCGAATGTTTTAATAAAGTTGAAAGCTTTATATGTTCAgataattatgaaaatataaatgacAAGTACCAGAAAAATAATGGAGAcgatataaataataacaacaacaataataataataataataacaataataataataataataacaataataataataataataataataataactGGAAACATATTCTTTACAatcattcatatataaataaaaacttTTTGAATCTATACTTAGAAGAATATAATGTAGCATTAAATGAATTGTTCAAAATATCTCCtgatttttttaataagaATGCGATAAATgattattcattttattcGAACAATCTATctataacatatttttataataacGATTTAAAGAATGCTATACATATCTTAGAAAcattaataaatgaaaattatataaatacattcCCTTCATTAGTAAAGaatttgaattatttttatgaattagcaaaaataaaaaatgaacaagTTAACACTATCAATGATTTTATAAGTAATAATCTGGGCGAAGACCAAGAAATATTATCAGTAATTCCAAGACGtacataa
- a CDS encoding hypothetical protein (conserved Plasmodium protein, unknown function): MNFSLSVVCFFFLCIIIKIKYALSGEGIFKNRVLNPFQYKSEKRKIMKHVNSLSFIFNDFKNNLEDLENTYDSFLRSIGVSEDTHKHLINMNDEKTINFIEEMNELKNKYNKFKDKIDEHLNNKKEEFDKTLKSTVQEFFYKSINELKGISKFVKYINLNARNLNKIIKNLFSKATHLSDIYEENINNINEIGKDYYKMKLKTLGNLLLSKYNSYNKKIKLISNEKYIDNCSNIFYIEMLKDYLQNNIKQKITMIDFSTFLEHLSFMELSYFFNTFLKNYEKGYIVYVINRVKMNDYNNKMIFIEIDKLIEIVNFIKKTYEQFKIDYIVIHIFNMYISVFINVNNILYHVNYDVFFKEQSIQLYNTYNYGYFFINQKLNQNKYHKIKEHIYILYLGHRTFHDNYLIYNRKQMIQFKKNNAKNIIQQNKTNTTNLFLNMYLLKLASEYNFYTEFLKLDHEYVYKFSVYNCNMILTYDSLNKFNIPNEKFTPHYKDVYILIIIYPGESLGMLCNFFNNYLFRESIFNLKNEESNVLEIYSDVNRLTLIANNKTRHYYVNTKYEIPSEPLEKSLQKIQNCLKYYTNSNYNDYFDYLNIFYFISSDEIYI, from the exons atgAACTTTTCTTTAAGTGTGgtgtgtttttttttcctatgtattattataaaaataaaatatgcATTATCAGGAGAAg GTATTTTTAAGAATAGGGTTTTAAACCCATTTCAATATAAATctgaaaaaagaaaaataatgaaaCATGTAAATTCTctatcttttatttttaatgatTTTAAGAATAATTTAGAAGATTTAGAAAATACTTATGATAGTTTTTTAAGATCGATAGGTGTATCTGAAGACACTCATAAGCATttgataaatatgaatgatgaaaaaactataaattttatagaAGAGATgaatgaattaaaaaataaatataataaatttaaagataaaatagatgaacatttaaataataagaaagAAGAATTTGATAAAACTTTAAAAAGTACAGTTCaagaatttttttataaatctATTAATGAATTAAAAGGAATTAGTAAATTTgtgaaatatataaatttgaATGCAAGAAatttgaataaaataataaaaaatttgttTTCAAAGGCAACACATTTAAgtgatatatatgaagagaatataaataatataaatgagATTGGAAaagattattataaaatgaaattaaaaacattaggaaatttattattatctaaatataatagttataataaaaaaataaaattaatatcaaatgaaaaatatatagataattgttcaaatattttttatatagaaatgttaaaagattatttacaaaataatataaaacaaaaaattacTATGATAGATTTTTCTACTTTTTTAGAACATTTATCATTTATGgaattatcatatttttttaatacttttttaaaaaattatgaaaaaggttatatagtatatgttattaatagagtaaaaatgaatgattataataataaaatgatatttattGAAATAGATAAATTAATTGAAATTGTAAactttataaaaaaaacatatgAACAATTCAAAATAGATTATATTgttatacatatatttaatatgtatatatctgtttttataaatgttaataatattttatatcatgTTAATTATGATGTATTCTTTAAAGAACAATCaatacaattatataatacatataattatggatacttttttataaatcaaaaattaaatcaaaacaaatatcataaaattaaagaacatatctatattttatatttagGACATCGTACTTTTcatgataattatttaatttataatagAAAACAAATGATtcaatttaaaaaaaacaatgcaaaaaatattatacaacaaaataaaacaaatacAACTAATTTATTTCTAAATATGTATCTTCTCAAATTAGCTTCTGAATATAATTTCTATACTGAATTTTTAAAACTTGATCATgaatatgtatataaattttctgtatataattgtaataTGATATTAACATATGACTCTTTGAATAAGTTTAATATACCAAACGAAAAATTTACTCCACACTATAA AGATGTTTACATTTTAATCATCATCTACCCAGGAGAAAGCCTAGGAATGTTGTGCAACTTCTTCAATAATTATCTTTTTAGAGAATccatttttaatttaaaaaatgaagaatcCAACGTTCTCGAAATATATTCAGATGTAAACAGATTAACATTAATTGCAAACAATAAAACTAGACATTATTATGTGAACACTAAATATGAAATACCTTCAGAGCCTTTAGAAAAAAGTTTGcaaaaaatacaaaattGCTTGAAGTACTATACAAATAGTAATTACAATgattattttgattatttgaatattttttattttatatccTCCGATgaaatatacatataa
- a CDS encoding hypothetical protein (conserved Plasmodium protein, unknown function) — translation MDIIKDETKEMDIYNPSVSINFQKSILKNSCDTPKDTKLEKLKREHNILTSSYDYNSEKKKERRNIWKEKVKHNIASKNKKKTVRIKKEENNESEDKKVENLKLYINDKNNNLNVYIDEKDLFEETPNISFNTLLSYISNIFLRKKNIYEIKKCDFIKEVNTDECLKRNFIPPVDILYDDKKVLFLFFISGNLQNFHVTSNNNYITISGEKIPYMVQDHTSYFSHEIKKGYFIRTYYFMKSFDKEKIYYEQNNGVIKIYVYICDDKNI, via the coding sequence ATGGATATAATTAAAGACGAAACAAAAGAGATGGATATATACAACCCTTCTGTGTCCATAAATTTTCAGAAAAgcatattaaaaaattcgTGTGATACTCCTAAGGATACTAAATTGGAAAAACTAAAAAGAGAACACAACATTTTAACAAGCTCATATGATTATAAttcagaaaaaaaaaaagaaagaagaaatatatgGAAAGAAAAAGTAAAACATAATATTGCTAGTAAGAATAAGAAGAAGACAGTtagaataaaaaaagaagaaaataatgaatcagaagataaaaaagtagaaaatttaaaattgtatataaatgataaaaataataatttgaatGTATATATTGATGAAAAAGATTTATTTGAAGAAACACcaaatatatcttttaatacattattatcatatatttctaatatatttttaagaaaaaaaaatatatatgaaataaaaaaatgtgattttataaaagaagTTAATACCGATGAATgtttaaaaagaaattttaTACCTCCAgtagatatattatatgatgataaaaaagtattatttctattttttatatctgGAAATTTACAAAATTTCCATGTTACctcaaataataattatataactATATCTGGAGAAAAAATACCCTACATGGTTCAAGATCATACAAGTTATTTTTCTcatgaaataaaaaaaggatattTTATAAGGACCTACTACTTTATGAAATCATTTGAcaaggaaaaaatatactaTGAACAAAACAACGGagttataaaaatatatgtttacATATGTGATGATAAGAACATTTAA